A window of Campylobacter ureolyticus contains these coding sequences:
- a CDS encoding rhodanese-like domain-containing protein yields the protein MLFGKISNILATPEALNDVLLIDVRTKEEFKSFHIADSLNVPITTENGYNADFLNELEALNVDKNKKIAVICKSGARSSAAAKLLDKNGYKDVVNLKGGVERLAKEYNYKFIKE from the coding sequence GTGCTTTTTGGCAAAATTTCAAATATTTTGGCTACGCCTGAAGCATTAAATGATGTTTTACTTATTGATGTAAGAACAAAAGAAGAGTTTAAAAGCTTTCATATAGCTGACTCTTTAAATGTTCCTATAACAACTGAAAATGGTTATAATGCTGATTTTTTAAATGAGCTAGAAGCTTTAAATGTTGATAAAAATAAAAAGATAGCTGTTATTTGCAAAAGTGGTGCAAGATCTAGCGCGGCTGCAAAACTACTTGATAAAAATGGTTATAAAGATGTAGTAAATTTAAAAGGTGGCGTTGAGAGATTAGCTAAAGAATATAATTACAAATTTATAAAAGAGTAG
- a CDS encoding aspartate ammonia-lyase, translated as MATRKEHDFIGELEISDDVYYGVQTFRAVENFKMTGRQIKDYPFFVKAFAQIKKAAALANKEVGVLCPERADAIAKAADEIIAGKYHDQFVVDMIQGGAGTSTNMNTNEVITNVALEILGHKKGEYKYLHANDHTNLGQSTNDTYPSSIKVATYAKLTDLLKAMELLKSELEKKGEEFKDMIKMGRTELEDAVPTTLGNTFNAFASYIKADIENIKKARELMSFLNMGATAIGTGINCHPDYKCAVHKHLSEITGTEFKPAENFIAATQDTADFVQVSGSLKTAAVRLSKIANDLRLMNSGPRCGLAEIELPKMQPGSSIMPGKVNPVIAEVVGEACYEVIGNDVTIMLCSERGEFELNAFEPGIAYALFNSLVILENAYITLAEKAIKNVQAKPENCLNLVLNSVGIVTAFNPVIGYENSASIAKEALNNGKSVGDIAIERGLLTKEEVDKLLDPKSMLNPHMSHTGKDK; from the coding sequence ATGGCAACAAGAAAAGAACACGATTTTATCGGTGAGTTAGAGATTAGCGATGACGTTTATTATGGCGTTCAAACTTTTAGAGCAGTCGAAAATTTTAAAATGACTGGAAGACAGATAAAAGACTATCCATTCTTTGTAAAAGCTTTTGCGCAAATTAAAAAGGCAGCAGCACTAGCAAATAAAGAAGTTGGTGTTTTATGCCCAGAAAGAGCTGATGCTATCGCAAAAGCAGCTGATGAAATCATAGCTGGAAAATATCACGATCAATTTGTTGTAGATATGATCCAAGGTGGTGCAGGAACTTCAACAAATATGAATACAAATGAAGTTATAACAAATGTTGCATTAGAAATTTTAGGCCATAAAAAAGGCGAATATAAATATCTTCACGCAAACGACCACACAAATTTGGGTCAAAGCACAAATGATACATATCCAAGCTCAATCAAAGTTGCAACTTATGCAAAACTTACAGACCTATTAAAGGCAATGGAGCTTTTAAAATCGGAGCTTGAGAAAAAAGGCGAAGAGTTTAAAGATATGATTAAAATGGGTAGAACAGAGCTTGAAGATGCTGTTCCTACAACACTTGGAAATACTTTCAATGCCTTTGCAAGCTATATCAAAGCTGATATTGAAAACATTAAAAAAGCAAGAGAATTAATGAGCTTTTTAAATATGGGAGCAACAGCAATTGGAACAGGAATTAACTGCCACCCAGATTACAAATGTGCAGTTCATAAACACCTTAGTGAAATAACAGGTACAGAATTTAAACCAGCTGAAAATTTCATAGCTGCTACACAAGATACAGCAGACTTTGTTCAAGTTAGCGGAAGCTTAAAAACAGCTGCAGTTAGACTAAGCAAGATTGCCAATGACTTAAGGCTTATGAACTCAGGCCCAAGATGTGGTTTAGCTGAAATCGAACTACCTAAAATGCAACCAGGAAGCTCAATTATGCCAGGAAAGGTAAATCCTGTTATTGCTGAAGTTGTAGGCGAGGCTTGCTATGAAGTTATAGGAAACGATGTAACTATTATGCTTTGCTCAGAAAGAGGAGAGTTTGAGCTTAATGCATTTGAGCCAGGAATTGCTTATGCACTATTTAATTCACTTGTAATCCTTGAAAATGCATACATAACTCTAGCAGAAAAAGCTATTAAAAATGTTCAAGCTAAACCTGAGAATTGCTTAAATTTGGTTCTTAACTCAGTTGGTATAGTAACTGCATTTAATCCAGTAATTGGTTACGAAAACTCAGCTTCAATTGCAAAAGAAGCACTT